The Corynebacterium auriscanis genome includes the window CCAAGGAGCCACAGCCAGTTTCCGACGTCAAGGGCGCTCGCGTTCTGGCACTACTCGGCGACTCTGTGACCACCGACCACATCTCCCCTGCATCCACCATTAAGCCAGGTACTCCCGCTGCTCAGTACTTGGATGCCAATGGTGTTGAACGCAAGGACTACAACTCCTTGGGTGCCCGTCGTGGTAACCACGAGGTCATGGTTCGCGGTACCTTCGCTAATATCCGTCTGCAGAACCAACTGCTTGACGGTGTTTCCGGTGGTTACACTCGTGACTTCACCCAGGAGGGCGGGCCACAGGCCTACATCTACGACGCTGCGCAGAACTACAAGGAGCAGAACACTCCTCTGGTCGTTCTGGGCGGTAAGGAATACGGCACCGGTTCTTCCCGTGACTGGGCGGCTAAGGGCACCCTGCTGCTCGGTGTGAAAGCCGTAATTGCAGAGTCCTTCGAACGTATTCACCGCTCCAACCTGATCGGTATGGGTGTTGTTCCCCTGCAGTTCCCAGAAGGCGAGTCCTGGAAGTCCCTGGGTATTGACGGTACCGAGACCTTCGACATTGAGGGCATCGAGGAGCTTAACAACGGCGAGACCCCGAAGACCATCAAGGTCACCGCTACCAAGGAAAACGGCGAAAAGATCGAGTTCGACGCCGTGACCCGCATCGATACACCAGGTGAGGCGGATTACTACCGCAACGGTGGTATCTTGCAGTTCGTGCTGCGCAACATGATGGCCTCCAAGTAGGCGATCTGTTAACCAGTTAGGGTTGTACAGCAATGCCCAAGGTCAGCGATCTCGATTTGACTGAAAAGAAGATCGAGATCCTCACCGGGGCACGCACGTGCTTTGCGACTTATGGTTACGACGGCGCAACCGTAGCTCGGCTGGAGGAAGCCACGGGCAAGTCCCGTGGCGCCATCTTCCACCACTACGGCAACAAGGATGCGCTGTTTCTCGCCGTAGCGCACGAAGACATGCGCCGCATGTCAGCTATTGCGGCGCGTGCAGGACTCATCGGTTTGATCCGCGAGCTCGTCGATTCCGACGACCTCACCGAATGGTGGGGAATGCGAGTGGAGATCACTAGGCGTGCCAACAACGATCCCTGTTTTTCTGCCAAGTGGGAGCTGGATCAGCTCGCCCTGCAGCAAACTGTTCGCGATCGTTTGCGAGAGCAGGCGCGCCAAGGTCGTATTCGAACCGATGTCCCTGTAGACACCATTGCGGAAGTTCTCGAGCTGGTCATGGAAGGTGTACTGAGCAAACTCGCTCAAGGTGTGCTTTCTCCTGACTCAGATTTAGAGCCCGCGCTGGACTTTGTGGAGACCGCGCTGCGGCGCCACCCTGAATAACTCCCGCATCGCTGTGCTTGCCTTGCGGTGGCCCGGTATCTTCTCGCCTGGAGGTTGAACCTCCGCGGCGGGAGATGCCGGGTTTTATGTATTTTCTATGGCTTCTGGACCCTTGGCAGGAAGTGACGGGATTCCATGCGTTAGCATCGATGATCGTGCCATCCCCGAAGATTTTCCCCTACGCACGCTCAAGCGCATTGATCGACGACCCCTCTGGAGCGCTACAGGCAGCGGCCTCCTCCGATGCATTCGCAAGCCAATGCCCACATCCGGCAGGGTCGCCTGCGGTCACCAAGGCTCTGGCTGAACACGGAAAGCTACCTGTCAATAGTGCCTTTGGTGGGCTGGGTGGTGGGCGCGTCATACTGGGCATCGTGGGGTTCGTGATGACTCTTATGGGTGTGGTCTGTGCCCTGCTACGGTTTACGCGGGGCGCGCCCAGCATTGTCGTTGCCCTCGTCCTACTACTCATCGGTATGCTGCTGGTGGTTGTCACGGTGTATAGCGCGCGCCAACGCAGCCACAACTTGCATCAGCTGGGGATGGCTTGGCGAAATGGCTGGGTTCGGTTCGCGCCTGCACGGGTGGGTGGAGTGTGGGTTTCTAGTGCCACTAGGCACAATGGTCCGGAAGACCATACTCATGAGGTGCGGTATAAATTTCGCGCAATTGTGGAGGTCCTGCCCACTGACGGCGGCGAGTCCTTCACGATTACCACGGCCGAATTCTCTGCACCTGCCGATGCCGATGGCCAGCCGTATGATCTGATCTCCGCGGAGAATCCGCTGGATGTGTTGGAGCCCGAGCATTTCAATGGGTGGACGATTGCACGATACCTAGCGCACGATCCCCACGGCACCGCCACCATCAGTACTGATCTATCCGCGGCTCAGATAAAAGCAGCCGTCCAGGTGGTTGCGGGCCACCGCTGATAGCTCCTACTAGCTTGGTATGTTCCCATAGTGATGCCTTGTGCCGATCGGGCCGGTTCGCCTGTCTGGGCATAGCTCAGCTGGACTTTGTCACGACTGCACCCTGCGTTAGTGGCGCTTTCCCTCAGTACTGGGCGTGGTTGATTCTGGTTCAAACAATTGCGCGCTGCGGAACGGGATCCGATGGCGTAGAACGATGTCAGTCCGGATTCTTTGCACACCCTCAATCGTGAGGAACATTTGGCTAATGGCTTCCAAATGCTCGTGATCGCGCGCCACTACCCTACACACCAGATCCAGTTCGCCCGCCATGGAATCGGCCTGGTTGACGAAAGGTATCTTCGCGATCTTCGCCACGACGGCATCTAGATCCTGCTGATCGAGTGTGCAATACACATAGGCGCTGAGGGGGTAACCCAGTTGAGCCAGATCTAAATGGGGAGCGAAATCCCTGATGGTGCCACTTTCCACAAACTTATCGATCCGATTTTGAATCGTTGCGCGAGCCATCCCGAGCTGCCGTGAATACTCACGCACCCCGGCCTTTGGCTGCTGCATCAACAGTCGCAGTACTGCTGCATCGACGGAATCAAGTGGGTTGCGGGTGGTCTTTTTCATACTTGCTTATTGTATCGACGCCAAAATTATCCCGTGTTCATGTTGGATAAATGGCTATTATTATCCCCTCTCCCGTAGTGCGTGTGGTTCTCCACGAGGGTTCAAAGATGGCCAATGGCAATGCCCAGCGTGGCGTCGCCCCAAAACTCTGTACAAGTGGCAGCGTGCCGAAGAAAAGGTTTTCCAGCCAAAGGTGTGCGATATAGCGTATGGGCAAAGTTGTGATCCACAGCACACGAGAGGATTGCGACTACCAGCAACCAACGCCGAGAACAGTAGGTGATGACGATGACCTCCACCGTGCCAGGAAGCACTACCCTGCCTCGCTCCACGGGAAGTCGGGATGTATTGGCCGATAAGTACACTGCGGATACCGGATCGGTCCACCTCACGGGCATTCAAGCACTCGTTCGCATGATCCGCGATCGGTCATTGGCGGACCGGGCCCGGGGGCTAAAAACCGCCAGTTTCGTCTCTGGTTACGAGGGCTCTCCACTGGGAGGGTACGACCTAGAGCTGGCGCGCCGCGGGAAGCTCCTGGCGGAGTTCGATGTCATCCACAAGCCCGCAGTAAATGAGGAGCTCGGCGCGACAGCGGTGGCCGGTAGCCAGCTGACTGGGGTGGGCACGCTACGCGAGGGTATCGAAGGAGTGGTTGGCTACTGGTATGGCAAGGCACCCGGTTTGGATCGTTCGGCGGATGCGTTGCGGCACGCGAACCTCACCGGTACCAGCGGCAAAGGTGGTGCGGTTGCGATCTGCGGTGATGATCCCACAGCCAAATCTTCCACCGTACCTTCCAATTCTTCCCGCTTGTTAGCGGATCTGGGCATGCCTACGCTGGTGCCCGCAGATTCCAGTGACATCTTGGCTCTGGGAAACCATGCCGTGTGGATGTCTCGCTATTCGGGGCTGTGGACATCCCTGCGGGTGACTACGGCCGTCGCCGATGGCTCAAGCTCGGTAACGCTCGATAGCGCCCCACTGGCCCCGGATGTCGTTAACGATGTACACACGCCGGACGCCCGTTTGCTGGGCAAGCGTCTTTTGGATCTCGACGCCACCCGCAGTGGCGTGCGCTTGCAGCGTGCGCTGGAATACTCCCGTGAGCACGCGCTCAACAGGTTCCTGCACGTGGGATCGGCCGACAAGGTGGGCATCATTTGCGCAGGGAACTGTGCACTGGAAGTGGAACAGGAACTGCGCCGCTTGGCCCAGGGTCTCATTGAGGAAACGCCTTCCGGAATCCCCCGCCACGTTCGTGTGCTGCGCCTGGGGATGACGTGGCCGTTGGATCAGGCGGAGCTGGAACATTTCGCGGAAGGGCTAGACCGGCTCATCGTGGTGGAGGAGCTGGGTACGTTCTTGCATGAAACTGTCCGCACCACGATGTATGGCGCCAAGGTGCAGCCGCAGATCCACCACCTCAATAACCCCGCGACGGAGTTGGCCCGTGCGCTGCGCGATGCAGGCATTGATATTGCTCCCCCAGCTGCCGGGCCTACCCGCATTTCGTTACCCATTAACGTGGCCAACCGTGTGCCCCACTTTTGTTCGGGTTGCCCGCACAATGCCTCCACCCGTGCCAGCGAAGACACCCTGGTGGGTGCTGGAATCGGCTGCCACGCGATGGTCATGTTGATGGATACCGAGCGGGTGGGCGATGTTATCGGCACCGCCCAAATGGGTGGGGAGGGTGCGCACTGGATCGGGATGCAGAACTTCCTGCAAGAAAAGCACCTAGTGCAGAACATGGGCGACGGCACGTTCCTACACTCCGGGTCGTTGGCGCTGCGCGCTATGGTCGCAGCCGACGTCAACGTCACACTCAAGCTGCTGCACAATGGGACCGTCGCAATGACGGGTGGACAGGATCCGGTAGGGCAGCCCGATTTGGCCGGTCTCATTGACATGGTGAAGGCTGAAGGCCCTGCGAAGATTGTGGTCACCTCCGACGACCTGCGGCGCACCCGTCGGCAGCTGCGCAGGCACCTCTCCGATGTCGACGTGCGGGATCGGGCGCAGCTTAGTGAGGTACAAGCAGAGTTGGCCTCTACCCCAGGGGTTACCGTGTTGGTACACGATCAGTTCTGCGCCGCTGAAAAGCGCCGTGCCCGTAACCGAGGGAAGTTAGAACAATCAACCTCCAAGGTGGTTATTAATGAACGTATCTGTGAAGGCTGCGGTGACTGTGGTGCTAAGTCAGGCTGCCTATCCGTCCAACCCGTGGACACACAATTTGGTCGCAAAACCAAGATCGACCAGACCAGCTGCAACGCTGACTTCTCTTGCCTCAGCGGAGACTGTCCAGCGTTCACCACCGTGACCGTGGAGCCAGGCGGAAAACGGGGCGACCAGCTGATCGGTGGCCCGCAGGGAATGCGTGCGGGGACCAAGGGGGCGTCGGTAAATCAAGATAGCTACCACGTGCCCACCCTGCAATTGGCAGACCTGCCCCGGCCCGCGATGCCCGACCTGCATGCGGTGGCGGATGAAACGTGGAATGTGCGGGTGTCTGGTGTAGGCGGAACGGGTGTGTTGACGTTGGCTGCGGTACTTGCGACAGCAGCCCAGCTGGATGGCCGGTATGTGCGTGGCAACGATATGACAGGTTTGGCGCAAAAGGGTGGATCAGTGATCTCCGACCTGCGGATTTCTGCTCTTCCGCTGGATCTGCCCGGAGCTGTGCCGACCTGCGGTGCGGACCTGCTGTTCGCGCTAGACGGTGTGACCGGTGCGGAAGAGAATACCCTCAAGGTATGCAGTAGTGAACGGACCACAGCGGTGGTTTCCAGCTCGAATAGCCCGACCGGCCGAATGGTGACCGATGTAACCGCCCACCGGCCAGATGGAGTGCAACTGGCGGAGGCCATAGCCGAAAGTGCGCATCGCAAGGTCGTCACCGATGCCATGTTGGTTTCCCAAGCGGTGCTGGGCGCGACAACATGCCAGACTATGGTGGCGCTGGGTATGGCGCTGCAGGCTGGAGCAGTGCCGGTCAGCGTGGATGCCATAGAGCGGGCACTGGAAGCCAATGGAAAATCCGTGGACAAGAACATTCAAGCCCTGCGTTGGGGACGGATGATTATCGCCGAGCCGCAACGCGTGGAGCAGTTGGTGGAGCAATACCGCAGTCAGCAGGACTTCCTGACGGTGCGTGCTCGTCCAGCTACTGTGCGCCACGTCGCCGCACAGTTGCCAGCGTTGTCGGAGGAACCTGCGCTGATCGAGACCATCGCCGTAAATGTCGATGAGCTGGAGCGATGGGGATCGAAGGCCGACGCCCTGCGCTACTTGACCGCGCTATCCCGGATGGTCCGTGCGGAGGTCCGAGGCAAGGATCGCATGGGGGCTGGCGCAGAAGGGTTTGCTGCCCCGAGCGGGTCCCGGTTCTCGTTGACAGGGGCGTTCGCAGAGGGGTTGTTCAAACTCATGGCCTACAAGGACGAATATGAGGTTGCCCGTTTGGCAACCGATGAGGGGTTCGAGAACTACGTGGCTGGAGAGTTCGGCCCAGAGGCCGCGGACACGCTGACCTTTAAGCTGCACCCACCGGTGTTGCGGGCATTGGGTATGGAGAAGAAGGTCGATTTGCCTCGACGCTGGGCTGGTCCGATGCTCAAGGGGCTAGCAAAGATGAAGCCGCTGCGAGGCACTAAGTGGGACGTCTTTGGCTACGCGCAGGTGCGCCGACTGGAGCGGGAACTGCGAGATGAGTACGAGAAAACCGTGCTGACCTTAGCGGAAGGAGCGCAATCGGCTGCACAGCTGGAGCGAGCATATCAGTTGGCGCTGGGTGCCGATCGTGTGCGTGGTTACGAAGAACTGAAGTTGACCTCGGGCCGAGCGCTATTTGAGGAATTGGTGGCTGCCCGCGGTGAGGTGGAGAACCATGCTGATGAGTTTGGGGCAGAAATACCAAACTAGACCAAGCGGTCTGTTAAAGTTGGGGGCATGACATTCGTACTGTTGTGCCCCCGAGAGGGTGAAGACGTCCTCGCAGCTGAATATGCGGACTTTTTGCGCTTCACCGGATTGCAGCCCGAGGAGTTGGAACAGCGTGCGCTGCGCACAGCAGATGCGCCCCTGGGGGAATTCGCTCATGTAGAAGGTGTGTTCATTGGTGGCTCGCCTTTCACTATTTCCACGCCAGAGGCCTATGGCGAGTGGCAGGAAGTGGTTTCCCGCCGGCTCACAGACTTCGTCGTTGACTATGGGGTGCGCGGTGATCTGCCCATGTTCTTGGCCTGCTACGGATCCAGCATGCTAGCGCACTATCTGGATGGGAAAGTTACAGCGGACCATGCGGAGGAACCGGGGTTATCGGAGGTTGTTTTGACTGAGGCTGGCCTGACCGATCCCCTCACCCAGGATCTGCCTGGAGTGTTCTACGGAATGACCGGGCACAAAGATAGCGTGGAAGTGTTACCAACCGGAGCTACCCTGTTGGCCGATGGGCGTTCGTGCCCGGCGCAGCTGTTCCGCTTCGGCGAACATGTATGGGCCAGTCAATTCCATCCTGAAATGGATGATGCCGCTATCCGCACCCGCCTGTCGTTCTACGAAAATGCCGGATATTGCGATCCTGACGAGCTGGCAGAAACGTACGCGCGACTGCACGGACACGATACGTCTCACGCGAATAGTTTGTTGCGCCGCTTCGTGGAATATTGTCGCAACCGTTCCCGTGCTGATGTGAACACACCCGCATCCCAAGCTGATGTGGACACACCCGGATCCCGCGCTGATGTGGACACACCCGCACAGGCCCATACGTAAGTGCGCCTATGCGTAAGTGAGGGTGTGCGCGGTCGGCTTCACGGTGACGTCCCCCACCACGGGGTAGCTCTGCATGCGGTGACTACACTGCCACCTATGAACGCAATCATCACGACAACAGGGCATGACCGGGTAGGCATCATCGCAGGAGTGGCGACCGCCGCGGCAGACAGAAATCTCAACATCCTGGATGTGTCCCAAACCCTCATGGACAACTACTTCACAATGATCATGCGGGTGCATATCGACGAAGACCGCCCCGACATTGCAGGTCTGCAGAAGCACCTGGCCGAGGTCGGCGAGCGACTGGGCGTGATCGTGCGCATCCAGTCGGAAGACCTGTTCACTTCCATGAATGAGATTTAAGGGGTGCATACGGTTGTCTAGCGATGTGAAACTCGGCGCCCAGAATATCCTCAACGTCATTCAGATGATTGAGGACTACCGTCTTGATATCCGCACCGTCACCATGGGAATCTCCCTCATCGGGTGTACGCGCAACACGATGCAGGAAACGTGCCAAGCCGTCTATGATCGCGTTACTACCCGAGCTGCGCGGCTCGTGGAAGTATGCGAGGGACTGGAACGCGAACTCGGCATTCCAATTGTCAATAAGCGGATTTCCGTATCACCCGTGTCGCTCGTGGCCGCGGGCGTTGACGGGGATCCCGTGGATATCGCCAAAGCGCTGGATCGGGCTGCTAGCGAGCTGGGTGTCAACTTCGTCGGTGGCTACTCTGCACTCGTCGAAAAAGGTGCAACCAAATCTGACGAACGGTTGATTCGTTCCTTGCCAGAGGCCCTTTCCGCCACTAACTCGGTGTGCGGTTCGGTCAACGTTGCTACTTCGAGGGCTGGTATTAACATGGACGCCGTCGCGCTCATGGGAAAGGTAGTCAAGGAAGCCGCGCAGCTCACCAAAGACGAATCGTCTATCGCCTGCGCCAAACTGGTGGTCTTCGCAAATGCCGTTGGGGACAACCCGTTCATGGCCGGCGCATTCCACGGCATCGAAGAACCCGATACTGTGATCTCCGTTGGTGTTTCGGGCCCCGGTGTGGTCGATAACGCCATTGGTTCTCTCCAAGGGGCCTCCCTCAATGAGGTGGCCGAAGAAATCAAAAAGGCCGCGTTCAAGATCACGCGCGCGGGCCAGCTGGTGGGTACGTTGGCGGCCCAGCGGCTGGGCGTACCATTTGGCATCGTCGATTTGTCCCTGGCTCCGACCGCGGAGATTGGCGATTCCGTCGCACACATCCTGGAGCGCATGGGCTTGGAACAAGTGGGCACCCACGGCACCACAGCCGCTCTGGCGTTGCTGAACGACGCGGTGAAGAAGGGAGGCATGATGGCCTGCTCACGCGTGGGCGGCTTGTCTGGATCCTTCATCCCCGTATCCGAGGATCAAGGAATGATCGATGCGGTGCGTGCCGGTACGATTTCCATGGACAAGCTCGAAGCCATGACGTCCATCTGCTCCGTTGGCTTCGACATGATCGCGATTCCCGGTGATACATCCGCGGAGCTTATCGCGGGCATGATCGCAGATGAGGCTGCCATTGGTGTCATGAACCATAAGACCACTGCTGCCCGCCTTATCCCAGTGCCAGGCACCAAGCCGGGTGACGAGGTGAACTTCGGTGGACTCCTAGGCTATGCCCCGGTGATTCCCGTCAACACGAAGGGAAATGACGCTTTCATCCTGCGCGGTGGATTCATTCCGGCACCGGTGCACGGTTTCCGAAACTAACCTGGCGGGGCTTAAGCCAGCTCAACGATTTCCATGTATTCGTCCGACCATAGATCCTCGGTGCCATCGGGCAGCACGATTACCCGCTCCGGTTCCAAGGCTTTGACGGCACCCGGGTCGTGAGTGACTAGCACCACCGCACCCGTGTAGGTGCGCAAAGCATCGAGGACCTGCTCACGGGATTGGGGATCCAAGTTGTTGGTGGGCTCGTCCAGCAACAACACATTGGCGCGCGAGCTCACCAACGTGGCCAAGGCCAAGCGGGTCTTTTCACCACCGGAAAGCGTCCCGGCGGGCTGGTTCAATTGTTCACCACTGAACATGAACGCGCCTAATAGACCGCGCAAGTCCTGTTCACCTGCATCGGGGCACGCAGCAATGGCGTTTTCCCATACAGACTTTTCCCCGTCGATGGTGTCGTGCTCTTGAGCGAAATATCCCACCTTGAGGCCGTATCCCGAGACAATTCCACCCTCACCATCAGTGCGTTCCACTCCGGCGAGCAGCTTCAACAGCGTGGTTTTACCCGCACCGTTGAAGCCCAGCACAACCACCCGGCTGCCTTTATCGATAGCTAGGTCCACACCCGCGAATACCTCTAGGGAGCCATACATCTTGGTCAGTCCCTTGGCGTTCATCGGGGTCTTTCCACACGGCGCAGGTTCGGGAAAACTAATGGATGCTACGCGGTCTTCCAAACGAACCTCATCCAACTCGCCCATCATGCGTTCTGCGCGGGCCGCCATCTGCTTGGCCGCCTTTGCCTTAGTAGCTTTGGCTCCCAACTTATCAGCCTGCTGGCGCAGGGCACTCGCCTTCTTTTCGGCATTCGCACGTTCCCGCCGACGGCGTGCCTCGTCAGTTGCGCGGGCGTCGAGATACTTTTTCCAACCCATGTTGTATACGTCGGCCTCGCCACGAACCGCATCAAGGAACCAGATTTTGTTGCAGACATCTTCGAGCAGCTCCACGTCGTGGCTGATCATGATCAGCCCACCCTCGTGCTTCGACAGGAAGTCGCGCAACCACGTGATGGAATCGGCGTCTAGGTGGTTGGTGGGCTCATCAAGCAACAAGGTGGTTGCAGAGCGGCCCGATCCGCTTGTGGCGGCGAAGAGAATCTGCGCCAATTCCACGCGGCGGCGCTGACCACCGGATAACGTCTTCAACTGCTGGTCCAGTACGCGCTCCGGTAACCCCAGTGCATCGCAGATGCGAGCAGCTTCGCTATCGGCCTCGTATCCGCCGAGTGCAT containing:
- a CDS encoding TetR/AcrR family transcriptional regulator, translated to MPKVSDLDLTEKKIEILTGARTCFATYGYDGATVARLEEATGKSRGAIFHHYGNKDALFLAVAHEDMRRMSAIAARAGLIGLIRELVDSDDLTEWWGMRVEITRRANNDPCFSAKWELDQLALQQTVRDRLREQARQGRIRTDVPVDTIAEVLELVMEGVLSKLAQGVLSPDSDLEPALDFVETALRRHPE
- a CDS encoding Lrp/AsnC family transcriptional regulator, with translation MKKTTRNPLDSVDAAVLRLLMQQPKAGVREYSRQLGMARATIQNRIDKFVESGTIRDFAPHLDLAQLGYPLSAYVYCTLDQQDLDAVVAKIAKIPFVNQADSMAGELDLVCRVVARDHEHLEAISQMFLTIEGVQRIRTDIVLRHRIPFRSAQLFEPESTTPSTEGKRH
- a CDS encoding DUF6537 domain-containing protein, with protein sequence MTSTVPGSTTLPRSTGSRDVLADKYTADTGSVHLTGIQALVRMIRDRSLADRARGLKTASFVSGYEGSPLGGYDLELARRGKLLAEFDVIHKPAVNEELGATAVAGSQLTGVGTLREGIEGVVGYWYGKAPGLDRSADALRHANLTGTSGKGGAVAICGDDPTAKSSTVPSNSSRLLADLGMPTLVPADSSDILALGNHAVWMSRYSGLWTSLRVTTAVADGSSSVTLDSAPLAPDVVNDVHTPDARLLGKRLLDLDATRSGVRLQRALEYSREHALNRFLHVGSADKVGIICAGNCALEVEQELRRLAQGLIEETPSGIPRHVRVLRLGMTWPLDQAELEHFAEGLDRLIVVEELGTFLHETVRTTMYGAKVQPQIHHLNNPATELARALRDAGIDIAPPAAGPTRISLPINVANRVPHFCSGCPHNASTRASEDTLVGAGIGCHAMVMLMDTERVGDVIGTAQMGGEGAHWIGMQNFLQEKHLVQNMGDGTFLHSGSLALRAMVAADVNVTLKLLHNGTVAMTGGQDPVGQPDLAGLIDMVKAEGPAKIVVTSDDLRRTRRQLRRHLSDVDVRDRAQLSEVQAELASTPGVTVLVHDQFCAAEKRRARNRGKLEQSTSKVVINERICEGCGDCGAKSGCLSVQPVDTQFGRKTKIDQTSCNADFSCLSGDCPAFTTVTVEPGGKRGDQLIGGPQGMRAGTKGASVNQDSYHVPTLQLADLPRPAMPDLHAVADETWNVRVSGVGGTGVLTLAAVLATAAQLDGRYVRGNDMTGLAQKGGSVISDLRISALPLDLPGAVPTCGADLLFALDGVTGAEENTLKVCSSERTTAVVSSSNSPTGRMVTDVTAHRPDGVQLAEAIAESAHRKVVTDAMLVSQAVLGATTCQTMVALGMALQAGAVPVSVDAIERALEANGKSVDKNIQALRWGRMIIAEPQRVEQLVEQYRSQQDFLTVRARPATVRHVAAQLPALSEEPALIETIAVNVDELERWGSKADALRYLTALSRMVRAEVRGKDRMGAGAEGFAAPSGSRFSLTGAFAEGLFKLMAYKDEYEVARLATDEGFENYVAGEFGPEAADTLTFKLHPPVLRALGMEKKVDLPRRWAGPMLKGLAKMKPLRGTKWDVFGYAQVRRLERELRDEYEKTVLTLAEGAQSAAQLERAYQLALGADRVRGYEELKLTSGRALFEELVAARGEVENHADEFGAEIPN
- a CDS encoding glutamine amidotransferase → MTFVLLCPREGEDVLAAEYADFLRFTGLQPEELEQRALRTADAPLGEFAHVEGVFIGGSPFTISTPEAYGEWQEVVSRRLTDFVVDYGVRGDLPMFLACYGSSMLAHYLDGKVTADHAEEPGLSEVVLTEAGLTDPLTQDLPGVFYGMTGHKDSVEVLPTGATLLADGRSCPAQLFRFGEHVWASQFHPEMDDAAIRTRLSFYENAGYCDPDELAETYARLHGHDTSHANSLLRRFVEYCRNRSRADVNTPASQADVDTPGSRADVDTPAQAHT
- a CDS encoding ACT domain-containing protein — protein: MNAIITTTGHDRVGIIAGVATAAADRNLNILDVSQTLMDNYFTMIMRVHIDEDRPDIAGLQKHLAEVGERLGVIVRIQSEDLFTSMNEI
- a CDS encoding PFL family protein, which produces MRFKGCIRLSSDVKLGAQNILNVIQMIEDYRLDIRTVTMGISLIGCTRNTMQETCQAVYDRVTTRAARLVEVCEGLERELGIPIVNKRISVSPVSLVAAGVDGDPVDIAKALDRAASELGVNFVGGYSALVEKGATKSDERLIRSLPEALSATNSVCGSVNVATSRAGINMDAVALMGKVVKEAAQLTKDESSIACAKLVVFANAVGDNPFMAGAFHGIEEPDTVISVGVSGPGVVDNAIGSLQGASLNEVAEEIKKAAFKITRAGQLVGTLAAQRLGVPFGIVDLSLAPTAEIGDSVAHILERMGLEQVGTHGTTAALALLNDAVKKGGMMACSRVGGLSGSFIPVSEDQGMIDAVRAGTISMDKLEAMTSICSVGFDMIAIPGDTSAELIAGMIADEAAIGVMNHKTTAARLIPVPGTKPGDEVNFGGLLGYAPVIPVNTKGNDAFILRGGFIPAPVHGFRN
- a CDS encoding ABC-F family ATP-binding cassette domain-containing protein encodes the protein MIVTNDLEVRVGARTLLNAPGQLLRVQPGDRIGLVGRNGAGKTTTMRILAGEGEPYGGSVTRSGELGYLPQDSKEGDINQTARDRVLSARGLDQIRRSMDKQQDIMETTSSDSARDAAIAKYSRMEERYHALGGYEADSEAARICDALGLPERVLDQQLKTLSGGQRRRVELAQILFAATSGSGRSATTLLLDEPTNHLDADSITWLRDFLSKHEGGLIMISHDVELLEDVCNKIWFLDAVRGEADVYNMGWKKYLDARATDEARRRRERANAEKKASALRQQADKLGAKATKAKAAKQMAARAERMMGELDEVRLEDRVASISFPEPAPCGKTPMNAKGLTKMYGSLEVFAGVDLAIDKGSRVVVLGFNGAGKTTLLKLLAGVERTDGEGGIVSGYGLKVGYFAQEHDTIDGEKSVWENAIAACPDAGEQDLRGLLGAFMFSGEQLNQPAGTLSGGEKTRLALATLVSSRANVLLLDEPTNNLDPQSREQVLDALRTYTGAVVLVTHDPGAVKALEPERVIVLPDGTEDLWSDEYMEIVELA